From a region of the Pontixanthobacter gangjinensis genome:
- a CDS encoding lipopolysaccharide biosynthesis protein has protein sequence MLRTLIKQAASVAGIRVFGTGLSVLVSVAIARLYGPDALGVYAYCVTLMAIAAVPVSNGWSTMLLRAVSQVHELDSEARAMARLGARLAIVFAAFAAATAVPAVHFTGSEIASALEPVAFTAIGLLFVALLCDQISAMRMASMRGLDRPALAQLPESLVRPSLLLMGVAIGWWAFGSSTLSSNLPILFASLAIAAIASAMIGQLILTRLTGRAVTRRPDPAERKAWFASAAALAGSAGLVQLNGYVDMLILGSYVAPAEVGLYRAALQIAMLASFGYIALNMLAGQRFAKFTGSGDHESLSRTATHLARLALLTAIPLPLILLIAGEDLFALLFGTAFEGASLPALLIAAGFTFSAAIGMARTLLVMQGNEFLVMRTTLVALVLNVVLCILLIPRYGITGAAIANLSANVGWNILLWALARRSTGIDSSVFGANAGFKNG, from the coding sequence ATGCTGCGCACGTTGATCAAACAGGCCGCATCTGTTGCAGGCATACGGGTGTTCGGAACGGGTCTGTCCGTGCTGGTTTCCGTCGCGATTGCGCGGCTGTACGGCCCCGATGCACTGGGGGTTTACGCCTATTGCGTCACGCTGATGGCAATTGCAGCAGTCCCGGTTTCAAACGGTTGGTCGACCATGCTGCTGCGCGCAGTCTCACAGGTGCATGAACTGGACAGCGAAGCCCGGGCGATGGCGCGCCTTGGCGCACGGCTTGCAATTGTCTTCGCCGCCTTTGCCGCTGCAACTGCAGTCCCGGCGGTTCATTTCACCGGTTCGGAAATCGCCTCTGCGCTGGAGCCCGTGGCATTCACTGCTATCGGCTTGCTCTTCGTCGCGCTTCTTTGTGATCAAATCTCTGCCATGCGAATGGCATCGATGCGGGGGCTAGACCGACCTGCCCTTGCGCAGCTTCCGGAAAGTCTGGTCCGTCCGTCGCTGCTTCTAATGGGCGTGGCGATAGGCTGGTGGGCTTTCGGATCTTCCACGCTCTCGTCCAACCTGCCGATCCTGTTTGCTTCTCTGGCAATTGCTGCGATTGCTTCGGCGATGATTGGCCAGCTGATCCTTACCCGCCTGACCGGACGCGCAGTCACTCGCCGCCCAGATCCAGCCGAACGCAAAGCGTGGTTCGCCAGTGCCGCAGCCCTTGCCGGTAGCGCGGGTCTGGTGCAGCTCAATGGATATGTCGATATGCTCATTTTGGGCAGCTATGTCGCGCCCGCCGAGGTTGGACTGTACCGGGCGGCTCTGCAGATCGCGATGCTGGCCAGTTTCGGTTATATCGCGCTCAACATGCTGGCCGGGCAACGATTTGCGAAATTCACCGGAAGCGGCGATCACGAAAGCCTGTCTAGAACCGCGACGCATCTGGCGCGGCTCGCCCTGCTCACTGCCATTCCGCTGCCTCTCATTCTGCTAATAGCCGGAGAAGACCTATTCGCATTGCTGTTTGGCACAGCGTTCGAAGGGGCCTCACTGCCGGCACTGCTGATTGCTGCAGGTTTCACATTCAGCGCTGCAATTGGCATGGCACGCACATTGCTCGTCATGCAAGGCAACGAGTTTCTCGTTATGCGTACGACATTGGTCGCACTTGTCCTTAACGTCGTGCTCTGCATCTTGCTGATCCCGCGATACGGCATTACCGGGGCCGCCATCGCAAACCTGTCCGCCAATGTCGGGTGGAACATCTTGCTGTGGGCTTTGGCGCGCAGGAGCACAGGGATCGATTCAAGCGTTTTCGGGGCAAATGCAGGATTTAAGAATGGTTGA
- a CDS encoding FkbM family methyltransferase: protein MSIRKTLKSSLRSALVNPVIGSVALPIAKALPGENWKKRLPVAKPLSKLDLEGDGEIVLARPDRCHVAQELYWGGGKLDTGQDRLALQAALAFARHSSVFLDIGSYTGLFALAAARANPEIQAYAYEIVGENYLLLWENVLHNDLGARVQPHLVAVGGENGELRIPFAQSSGQLASSVDISWSTDHGVTVPMRRLDDLHLDLEGEVSLKIDVEGFEMEVFDGAQQFLAKYKPDMVCEVLRRAKRVPEMMEMLKSHGYRWFHIQEDGFARRDIITADKFRRDWMFSCKSDEELAKMGLTLID, encoded by the coding sequence ATGTCCATTAGGAAAACTCTCAAAAGCAGTTTGCGTTCTGCGCTAGTCAATCCCGTGATCGGCTCGGTGGCCCTGCCCATTGCAAAGGCGCTGCCCGGAGAGAACTGGAAGAAGCGACTCCCGGTTGCAAAGCCCCTTTCGAAGCTTGATCTGGAGGGTGACGGCGAAATTGTCCTGGCACGGCCTGACCGGTGCCATGTTGCGCAGGAACTCTATTGGGGCGGCGGAAAGCTGGATACTGGGCAGGACCGGCTCGCGCTTCAGGCGGCGCTGGCTTTTGCGCGGCATAGCTCGGTTTTTCTCGACATCGGTTCGTACACCGGCCTGTTTGCGCTGGCCGCAGCGCGCGCAAATCCGGAAATTCAGGCCTATGCCTATGAGATAGTGGGCGAAAACTACCTCCTCCTATGGGAAAACGTGCTCCACAATGACCTGGGCGCCCGGGTTCAGCCACACCTCGTCGCTGTTGGCGGCGAAAACGGAGAGCTCCGGATCCCGTTCGCCCAATCATCCGGCCAGCTGGCATCGTCGGTGGACATCAGCTGGAGCACCGATCACGGCGTAACCGTTCCGATGCGCCGTCTGGACGATCTCCATCTGGATCTCGAGGGCGAGGTATCGCTGAAAATCGATGTCGAAGGTTTCGAGATGGAAGTGTTCGACGGAGCGCAGCAATTCCTCGCGAAATACAAGCCCGACATGGTTTGCGAAGTGCTGCGCCGCGCCAAGCGCGTCCCGGAAATGATGGAAATGCTCAAGTCGCACGGATATCGCTGGTTTCACATCCAGGAAGACGGTTTTGCCCGCCGCGACATCATTACGGCCGACAAATTCCGGCGCGACTGGATGTTCAGTTGCAAAAGCGATGAAGAGCTGGCCAAAATGGGCCTGACACTGATCGACTGA
- a CDS encoding acyltransferase family protein, with amino-acid sequence MGVSSKRAGKRYDLVDIARFLCAFWVMLFHYVYTYATVQNGLEAPAALTGIARYGYMGVDFFFIISGFVIAYSSVGKTAMQFFESRFFRIWPTFVICMTASALVLHLSGARSVSLVEYLVNLTVVPAYLGVKPIDGVYWTLAYEIFFYAIVFVFVLFRAQNFQSHIMIYGSLLLLALSPFMLNETSYLALFVIGIAFQALTDTQRRRLVPIAAIAGMGALAVTGAYVRAINLGFDGMAGAVILAALIGVFGILVLADRAQVRIGWARAAGLITYPLYLLHSKIGETAFDALPLQNIWPLVLTLVIAVMIAASYAVSIFDQKYIQGPIRKIYRKWANIQNWNEKIVR; translated from the coding sequence TTGGGAGTCTCCTCTAAGCGAGCTGGAAAGCGATACGATCTAGTCGACATCGCACGGTTCCTGTGTGCGTTCTGGGTCATGCTATTCCATTACGTCTACACCTACGCAACCGTGCAAAACGGATTGGAAGCGCCCGCGGCGCTAACCGGGATTGCCAGATACGGGTATATGGGGGTCGACTTCTTCTTCATTATCTCGGGTTTTGTGATCGCGTATTCATCGGTGGGTAAAACCGCGATGCAATTCTTTGAATCGCGGTTTTTCAGGATCTGGCCGACTTTCGTGATTTGCATGACAGCAAGCGCGCTGGTTCTTCACCTGTCCGGAGCCAGATCGGTGTCGCTGGTCGAATATCTGGTCAATTTGACGGTCGTGCCCGCCTATCTGGGCGTTAAGCCGATCGATGGAGTTTACTGGACGCTCGCTTACGAGATCTTTTTTTACGCCATCGTCTTTGTGTTCGTCCTGTTCAGGGCGCAGAATTTCCAGTCGCATATCATGATTTACGGCTCGCTCCTGTTGCTTGCGCTTTCACCGTTCATGCTGAACGAAACGAGCTATCTGGCGCTGTTCGTCATTGGCATCGCGTTCCAGGCCCTGACGGACACGCAACGCCGAAGGCTTGTTCCGATCGCTGCGATCGCAGGAATGGGCGCTCTGGCAGTAACCGGTGCGTATGTTCGCGCAATCAATCTCGGCTTCGACGGTATGGCGGGGGCCGTCATCCTCGCTGCATTGATCGGCGTATTTGGCATTCTTGTCTTGGCGGACCGGGCGCAAGTGCGTATCGGCTGGGCAAGAGCCGCCGGCTTGATCACATACCCGCTTTACCTGTTGCACTCGAAAATCGGCGAAACTGCGTTTGACGCGCTGCCGCTGCAGAATATCTGGCCGCTCGTCCTCACCTTGGTAATCGCCGTAATGATTGCGGCGTCCTATGCAGTGTCGATTTTCGATCAAAAATACATTCAGGGGCCCATCCGTAAAATATATCGGAAGTGGGCGAATATTCAGAATTGGAATGAAAAAATTGTCCGATAG
- a CDS encoding KpsF/GutQ family sugar-phosphate isomerase — MSDSKMTIENGAQVIRTEVNALTQMADSLGDDFANAAELMCETRGRVIISGMGKSGHIGCKIAATLASTGTPSFFVHPSEASHGDLGMITRDDVCIVISNSGETTELHGLLAYLTRFSIPSIAITKNADSTLARQSTVALLLPDAPEACSVGMAPTTSTTCTLALGDALAVAVMRMKGFAKEDFHVFHPGGKLGAQFVRVGDVMHIGDEMPSVAADLAMGDVLVEMSAKGLGVAGVVNPDGTLFGIITDGDLRRNLDGLMDRSAGDTATKFPETAQPEMLLTEAMAIMNERNISALPVLDAAGQFVGLIHIHDCLRAGAA; from the coding sequence TTGTCCGATAGCAAAATGACGATCGAGAACGGTGCGCAGGTCATCCGCACTGAAGTGAACGCGCTCACCCAGATGGCAGATAGCCTTGGTGACGATTTCGCCAATGCTGCCGAATTGATGTGCGAGACGCGGGGCCGGGTCATCATCTCCGGCATGGGCAAATCCGGCCATATCGGGTGCAAGATTGCTGCGACGCTAGCGTCGACCGGCACCCCGTCATTCTTTGTTCACCCTAGCGAAGCCAGCCATGGCGACCTTGGGATGATTACGCGCGACGATGTCTGCATCGTCATTTCAAATTCGGGAGAGACTACCGAACTGCACGGTCTACTCGCCTATCTAACGCGCTTTTCTATTCCGTCGATTGCAATCACCAAGAACGCGGACAGCACACTGGCACGGCAGAGCACTGTCGCGCTCTTGCTGCCCGATGCGCCTGAGGCCTGTAGCGTGGGCATGGCTCCGACAACTTCAACAACCTGCACTTTAGCATTGGGCGATGCGCTAGCGGTGGCGGTCATGCGAATGAAGGGTTTCGCCAAGGAAGATTTCCACGTGTTCCACCCTGGAGGGAAGCTGGGCGCGCAATTTGTTCGGGTTGGAGATGTAATGCACATCGGTGACGAGATGCCGAGCGTCGCGGCGGATCTGGCTATGGGTGATGTATTGGTGGAAATGAGCGCAAAGGGCCTTGGCGTAGCCGGTGTAGTCAATCCTGACGGGACTTTGTTCGGGATCATCACAGACGGTGATCTTCGTCGCAATCTAGACGGGTTGATGGACAGAAGTGCAGGCGACACCGCAACCAAATTCCCCGAGACAGCGCAGCCTGAAATGCTGCTGACAGAGGCGATGGCGATCATGAACGAGCGCAACATCAGCGCGCTGCCCGTGCTTGATGCTGCTGGGCAATTTGTCGGGCTGATCCACATTCACGATTGTCTGCGCGCAGGCGCGGCTTGA
- a CDS encoding glycosyltransferase family 4 protein → MHIVLTVNACWNIWNFRRPLVEALLADGHRVTVLAPRDTTSAKLEGLGAQFSELDMDVDGLNPVSSLALIDNFRSHFHALLPDVVLSYTVKNNIFGAMAARTLGVPFLPNVTGLGTLFLGSKPLFMVGKALYRAGMGALPIIFVQNDDDRDFLTSNGLLRAEQLRMLPGSGIDLQSFTASPLPDSPDCIFLMVSRLIRDKGTMEYCEAARIVREVRPDCRFQLLGPMGSANRTAISEAELQPYFDDGSIEYLGRADDVKPHIEAAHCVVLPSYREGAPRSLIEAAAMGRPIITTDVPGCRAVVKNGESGLLCTVRDTASLANACLGFAGMPGSDKHAMGEAGRALMAKDFDVSIVIDRYRAAIAELVG, encoded by the coding sequence ATGCATATCGTCCTGACGGTCAATGCCTGCTGGAATATCTGGAATTTCCGCAGGCCGTTAGTCGAGGCTCTGCTGGCCGATGGCCACCGCGTAACAGTTCTTGCGCCTCGCGATACGACTTCCGCAAAGCTCGAAGGCCTGGGTGCGCAATTTTCCGAACTCGACATGGATGTTGATGGGTTAAACCCGGTTTCAAGCCTTGCCCTGATCGACAATTTCCGGTCACATTTCCACGCGCTCCTACCGGATGTAGTTTTGAGCTATACGGTCAAGAACAACATTTTCGGTGCAATGGCGGCGCGGACTCTTGGTGTCCCGTTCCTGCCCAATGTGACTGGGCTGGGAACCCTGTTTCTGGGATCAAAACCCCTCTTCATGGTTGGAAAGGCGCTGTACCGCGCCGGGATGGGTGCGCTGCCCATCATCTTCGTTCAGAATGATGATGATCGTGATTTCCTGACCTCCAATGGTTTGCTCCGCGCCGAACAATTGCGCATGTTGCCAGGGTCGGGAATTGATCTCCAAAGTTTCACCGCCAGTCCTTTACCTGACAGCCCGGATTGCATTTTCCTGATGGTGTCACGTTTGATCCGCGATAAGGGAACGATGGAATATTGCGAGGCCGCGCGGATAGTTCGTGAGGTGCGACCAGATTGCCGCTTTCAGTTGCTTGGCCCGATGGGATCAGCAAATCGGACTGCGATTTCCGAGGCCGAGCTCCAGCCCTATTTCGACGACGGTTCTATTGAATATCTCGGCCGCGCCGATGACGTCAAACCGCATATCGAAGCCGCACATTGTGTAGTGTTGCCATCATACCGGGAAGGTGCGCCGCGTTCGCTGATAGAGGCGGCGGCGATGGGGCGACCGATAATCACCACCGATGTACCCGGCTGCCGTGCAGTGGTGAAAAATGGAGAATCTGGCCTGCTGTGCACGGTTCGCGATACCGCCAGCTTGGCCAACGCGTGTCTGGGATTTGCTGGGATGCCCGGCTCGGACAAGCACGCCATGGGTGAAGCTGGCCGGGCCTTGATGGCGAAAGATTTTGACGTCAGTATAGTGATTGACCGTTATCGCGCTGCCATCGCTGAGCTTGTCGGCTGA
- the kdsB gene encoding 3-deoxy-manno-octulosonate cytidylyltransferase produces the protein MSGETLIVIPARYASQRYPGKPLAELHGATGKAKSLIERSWEAAKRVPSGNRIVVASDSEEILGAARAFGAEAIFTSSSCRNGTERCAELLDNLETEPDIVVNLQGDAPLIPDYFVESLIEAMRADDSIEVATPVVRCTRALYDKLVADEKKNIVGGTFGALSSAGNAHYFSKRIIPFFDADKADDDNLPVLLHVGLYAYRPSALRKYVASNPSKLELLEGLEQLRFLDIGVQIRTIEVASPEWEIWELNNPSDIPHIEESLKIMGLE, from the coding sequence ATGTCCGGCGAAACCCTGATAGTCATTCCTGCTCGATACGCTTCGCAGCGCTATCCTGGAAAACCGCTCGCGGAATTGCACGGCGCGACCGGCAAGGCCAAATCACTGATCGAGCGAAGTTGGGAAGCCGCCAAACGCGTTCCGTCAGGCAACCGAATCGTGGTTGCGTCAGACAGCGAAGAGATTCTGGGTGCCGCCCGCGCATTCGGTGCCGAAGCGATTTTCACATCATCTTCTTGCCGCAACGGAACCGAGCGCTGCGCTGAACTGCTCGACAATCTCGAAACCGAACCCGATATTGTGGTCAATCTGCAAGGCGATGCGCCGCTGATACCGGATTACTTCGTAGAGAGCTTGATAGAAGCAATGCGCGCTGATGACTCAATCGAAGTCGCCACCCCCGTCGTCCGCTGCACCCGGGCATTGTATGACAAGCTGGTGGCTGACGAAAAAAAGAATATCGTCGGGGGAACGTTCGGAGCTCTTTCATCGGCGGGTAATGCCCATTATTTCTCCAAACGAATAATCCCGTTCTTCGATGCCGATAAGGCCGATGACGACAATCTACCGGTGCTCCTGCATGTCGGGCTGTATGCCTATCGCCCCTCTGCTTTGCGCAAATATGTGGCGAGTAATCCATCCAAGCTCGAATTGCTGGAAGGGTTGGAGCAATTGCGCTTCCTTGATATTGGCGTCCAGATCCGCACAATCGAAGTGGCATCACCCGAATGGGAGATTTGGGAGCTTAACAACCCCAGCGATATTCCACATATTGAGGAATCGCTCAAAATCATGGGCCTCGAATAG
- the kdsA gene encoding 3-deoxy-8-phosphooctulonate synthase — translation MKLCGKDIGLDQPFFLIAGPCVIESEEMAMRTSEAIKKITDDLGIHFIYKSSFDKANRTSGTSFRGPGLDEGLEILAKVKREIGVSILTDVHEKEQVSAVSQVVDVMQTPAFLARQTDFISTVAAAGIPVNIKKAQFMAPGDMVNVVDKAVAAAKAAGGDGDNIMVCERGASFGYQNLVSDMRSLAIMRETGRPVVFDATHSVQLPGGQGKSSGGQREFVPVLARAATAVGISGLFMETHPDPANAMSDGPNAVPLDYLARLLSSLIEIDKSVKSNAFLEDELAVY, via the coding sequence ATGAAACTTTGTGGCAAAGATATCGGCCTCGACCAACCTTTCTTCCTGATCGCGGGACCTTGCGTGATCGAATCCGAAGAAATGGCTATGCGCACATCCGAAGCGATCAAAAAGATCACCGACGATCTCGGCATCCACTTCATCTACAAGAGCTCGTTCGACAAAGCTAACCGAACTTCGGGTACCAGCTTCCGCGGCCCCGGCCTGGATGAAGGCCTTGAAATTCTTGCTAAAGTTAAGCGTGAGATCGGCGTTTCTATCCTTACCGACGTGCATGAGAAGGAGCAGGTTTCTGCTGTTTCCCAAGTGGTCGATGTGATGCAGACACCTGCATTTCTGGCACGCCAGACAGACTTCATCTCCACCGTCGCCGCTGCCGGTATTCCTGTGAACATCAAGAAGGCGCAATTCATGGCGCCCGGCGACATGGTCAATGTGGTCGATAAAGCGGTTGCCGCAGCAAAAGCAGCGGGCGGCGATGGCGATAACATAATGGTGTGCGAACGCGGAGCCTCGTTCGGCTATCAAAATCTCGTTTCCGACATGCGCAGCCTCGCGATAATGCGCGAAACGGGTCGCCCCGTAGTGTTCGACGCGACCCATTCAGTGCAGCTGCCTGGCGGTCAGGGCAAAAGCTCCGGCGGTCAGCGTGAATTTGTTCCGGTGCTGGCGCGCGCTGCGACTGCTGTCGGTATCTCTGGCCTGTTTATGGAAACTCACCCAGATCCTGCCAATGCGATGTCTGACGGGCCCAATGCAGTGCCGCTCGACTATCTCGCACGCTTGCTTTCAAGCCTGATCGAGATCGATAAATCGGTGAAGAGCAACGCATTCCTCGAGGATGAGCTAGCTGTATACTGA
- a CDS encoding sugar transferase encodes MAKLRRYAKARRLSYVLPVNFLTFAGASSVIFVIRVPYSVSLIGSCFIATLVTSYVLTALTRLGSRTQYIVAGGRVSELSTRPNQIMIDSLELLEAKVDNGDMEGSLVGDLHFDHEDEWERLFAKAALRGIPVYHYRQIMELETGQVRIDRLSENVLGSLIPNLPYMALKRAIDVVSVILLAPALLMLMAIIALVVRLDSKGPVLFIQERMGFRGEAFRMVKFRTMHVRDIGDDEESIRQDSMTKAEDDRITRVGRFLRKVRIDELPQAWNILKGDMSWIGPRPEAISLSEWYEGEIPFYSYRHIVRPGLTGWAQVNQGHVTGINDVNAKLRYDFYYVKNISHWLDMLIALKTIRVVLGGFGAK; translated from the coding sequence TTGGCGAAACTCCGCCGCTACGCCAAGGCACGCAGATTGTCTTACGTGTTGCCGGTCAATTTTCTGACATTCGCTGGTGCCAGTTCAGTCATTTTCGTAATCCGTGTACCCTACTCGGTCTCGCTTATCGGATCGTGCTTCATTGCAACCTTGGTCACCAGCTATGTGCTGACTGCACTTACCCGGCTTGGCAGCAGGACCCAGTATATTGTTGCCGGAGGCCGCGTTTCCGAACTCTCGACGCGACCAAACCAGATAATGATCGATTCGTTGGAATTGCTCGAGGCAAAGGTCGACAATGGCGACATGGAGGGGTCGTTGGTCGGCGATCTGCATTTCGACCATGAGGATGAGTGGGAGCGCCTGTTTGCCAAGGCCGCACTACGCGGGATTCCGGTTTACCATTATCGGCAGATAATGGAGCTTGAGACCGGGCAGGTGCGGATCGATCGGCTGAGCGAAAATGTGCTTGGATCGCTCATTCCAAACTTGCCCTATATGGCCCTGAAACGAGCCATTGATGTTGTATCAGTGATTTTACTCGCGCCGGCATTATTAATGCTGATGGCCATAATTGCACTGGTCGTGAGGTTGGATTCCAAAGGTCCGGTGCTGTTCATTCAGGAACGGATGGGCTTTCGTGGCGAAGCGTTCCGGATGGTCAAGTTCCGGACAATGCACGTGCGCGATATTGGCGACGACGAGGAGTCCATCCGCCAGGATTCGATGACTAAGGCTGAGGATGACCGGATAACACGCGTTGGCCGTTTCTTGCGTAAGGTGCGGATCGACGAGTTACCGCAAGCTTGGAATATCCTGAAAGGTGACATGAGCTGGATTGGTCCCCGGCCAGAGGCAATCAGCCTTTCCGAATGGTATGAGGGCGAAATACCATTCTATTCCTATCGCCATATCGTCCGTCCGGGACTGACCGGGTGGGCGCAGGTCAATCAAGGCCACGTAACCGGAATCAACGACGTGAACGCCAAGCTCCGTTATGATTTTTATTACGTCAAGAATATCTCCCACTGGCTCGACATGCTGATTGCGCTCAAGACAATCCGCGTCGTTCTTGGCGGTTTCGGCGCGAAATAG
- a CDS encoding GDP-mannose 4,6-dehydratase, translated as MRKVLVTGSAGFIGFHLSQLLLKEGFAVVGFDGMTDYYDVRIKERRHQMLLQNEHFSAHIGMLEDFDALRELMLAEQPDVIVHLAAQAGVRYSLENPRAYLDSNIVGTFNIMECARELGVDHLLMASTSSVYGANEEMPFDELERVETPLTFYAATKKANESMAHSYAHLWNLPTTMFRFFTVYGPWGRPDMALFKFTKGILDGTPIDIYNHGEMYRDFTYVTDLVRGIRLLIDTVPVRPETKDDIAEGDSLSPAAPFRVVNIGNSDKVKLTDFIDEIETQCGKEAIRNYMDMQKGDVPATWANADLLKSLTGYQPQTDFREGIRQFVEWYRKYYSV; from the coding sequence ATGCGCAAAGTTCTCGTCACCGGATCGGCCGGATTTATCGGCTTCCATCTTTCTCAATTGTTGTTGAAGGAAGGCTTTGCGGTCGTCGGCTTTGACGGGATGACCGATTATTACGATGTGCGGATCAAGGAGCGGCGGCACCAGATGCTGCTGCAAAACGAACATTTCAGCGCGCATATCGGAATGCTTGAAGATTTCGATGCATTGCGCGAATTGATGCTAGCGGAACAGCCGGATGTCATCGTCCACCTCGCCGCCCAGGCTGGTGTCCGGTACAGTCTTGAGAACCCGCGCGCCTATCTCGATTCCAACATCGTTGGCACCTTCAACATCATGGAATGCGCACGCGAATTGGGCGTTGATCATTTGCTGATGGCCAGCACCAGTTCGGTCTATGGCGCAAACGAGGAAATGCCGTTTGACGAGCTGGAGCGCGTCGAAACCCCGCTAACCTTCTATGCAGCGACCAAGAAAGCCAATGAATCGATGGCGCACTCCTATGCCCATCTATGGAATTTGCCGACCACAATGTTTCGCTTCTTTACCGTCTACGGCCCGTGGGGCCGCCCTGATATGGCACTGTTCAAATTCACCAAGGGTATCCTCGATGGAACCCCGATCGATATTTATAATCATGGCGAAATGTATCGCGATTTCACCTATGTGACCGATCTGGTGCGCGGAATTCGCTTGTTGATCGACACGGTACCAGTCCGACCCGAGACCAAGGACGATATTGCCGAAGGCGACAGCCTGTCACCCGCCGCGCCGTTCCGCGTGGTCAATATCGGCAACAGCGACAAGGTTAAGCTGACCGATTTTATCGACGAGATCGAGACGCAATGCGGCAAGGAAGCGATTCGCAATTACATGGACATGCAAAAGGGTGACGTGCCAGCCACATGGGCAAACGCCGACCTGCTCAAGAGCCTGACCGGATACCAGCCGCAGACCGATTTCCGCGAGGGAATCCGCCAATTTGTCGAATGGTACCGCAAATATTACAGTGTCTAA
- the wecC gene encoding UDP-N-acetyl-D-mannosamine dehydrogenase: protein MRGEEKPQVCVIGLGYIGLPTAAIIARANCPVTGIDVSDHVVETINRGEIHIEEVDLDGLVQGVVQRGMLKASTQIVPADIFVIAVPTPFEKDGHHTPDTTYVMSAATEVAGVLKKGDCIILESTSPVGTTEKMRDLISGLRPDLKLPGKTDETPDVAIAYCPERVLPGKILEELTHNDRSIGGITPRCARKALAFYKRFVRGTCVTTDARSAEMTKLVENAYRDVNIAFANELSMISDHMGLDVWEVIKLANRHPRVNILQPGPGVGGHCIAVDPYFIMHGAPDQSPLIRTGREVNDGKMHHVVEQASKLVEENPGVPVACLGLAFKANIDDFRESPARFVAAKIARQFGDRVKIVEPYAAELPREFDGTGAELVDIDFALENCGILIVLVDHDIFKVVPAEERQGALVYDTRGIWPDANAKLAKPGLRLAS, encoded by the coding sequence ATGCGCGGCGAAGAAAAACCACAAGTTTGTGTCATCGGGCTTGGCTATATCGGCCTCCCGACGGCGGCGATTATTGCGCGGGCCAATTGTCCGGTAACCGGCATCGATGTCTCGGACCACGTGGTTGAAACCATCAATCGCGGTGAAATCCACATTGAAGAAGTTGATCTGGACGGCCTCGTCCAAGGCGTAGTCCAGCGCGGAATGCTGAAAGCTTCGACGCAGATTGTGCCAGCGGATATTTTCGTGATCGCGGTCCCGACGCCGTTTGAAAAGGACGGGCACCATACACCTGATACAACCTATGTGATGTCCGCCGCAACCGAAGTCGCTGGCGTGCTGAAGAAGGGTGATTGTATCATTCTTGAATCAACCTCGCCGGTTGGCACCACCGAAAAGATGCGCGACCTTATTTCCGGCCTGCGTCCCGATCTAAAATTGCCGGGCAAGACTGACGAGACACCCGATGTCGCCATCGCCTATTGTCCGGAGCGCGTACTCCCGGGGAAAATCCTCGAAGAACTCACACATAATGACCGCTCAATCGGCGGGATTACTCCGCGCTGCGCCCGCAAAGCGCTAGCGTTCTACAAGCGTTTCGTACGCGGCACCTGCGTTACAACTGATGCGCGCTCGGCTGAAATGACCAAATTGGTCGAGAACGCCTATCGCGATGTGAACATTGCCTTCGCTAACGAGCTATCGATGATCTCGGACCATATGGGGCTTGATGTGTGGGAAGTTATCAAGCTCGCCAACCGCCATCCCCGCGTCAATATTCTGCAACCCGGCCCGGGCGTCGGCGGACATTGTATCGCGGTCGATCCTTATTTCATCATGCATGGCGCGCCCGATCAATCACCGCTGATCCGCACTGGCCGTGAAGTGAATGATGGTAAAATGCACCATGTTGTCGAGCAAGCGAGCAAGCTTGTCGAAGAGAATCCTGGTGTGCCCGTTGCGTGCCTCGGACTGGCGTTTAAAGCTAATATCGATGACTTTCGTGAAAGTCCGGCGCGCTTCGTCGCTGCCAAAATCGCGCGTCAATTTGGTGATCGAGTCAAAATCGTCGAGCCTTATGCAGCCGAACTACCGCGCGAATTTGATGGCACAGGCGCGGAGCTGGTTGATATCGACTTTGCGTTGGAAAACTGCGGAATTCTGATTGTGTTGGTTGACCACGACATATTCAAAGTCGTCCCTGCAGAGGAACGTCAAGGCGCGCTGGTCTATGACACACGCGGTATTTGGCCTGATGCGAATGCCAAACTGGCAAAACCGGGCCTCCGTTTGGCAAGCTAG